The following are from one region of the Pseudodesulfovibrio sp. JC047 genome:
- the mptA gene encoding GTP cyclohydrolase MptA has protein sequence MGGQHTAYLGLGANQGNRLANLLQALQYMRARMTIEKTSSYYETDPVGYEDQPDFINMACQVKTELAPQELLSFLKRIEKRMGRKKTFRNGPRPIDIDILFYDDLILEAEGLSIPHPRVHERAFVLVPLVEIEPGLIHTTLDESVETLLGRLKDWGVTKKSILPPPAHDVQQEKPSVPVSLSRVGVTNVQRNIQLGNGGGAELFQASLDLYADLDAEQAGVHMSRFSQATEELVHNLTLVPTPNIESLAGNLSRQVLVDQGALRSEVRITARSSIGKVTPVSGKFTEELYTLIGTASSTAERTRCLVGVSVEGMTVCPCAQDMVRINSREILLQEGFTEEQADRILDAIPVASHNQRGLGTLMIGTDVQVRAESLVHILEAAMSSETYTLLKRPDEFFVVNKAHRHPRFVEDVVREVLRLLVDSFPDLSDDSFVFVRQENLESIHKHNACAERYGLLGGIRRELEGEPLDPASCLTMDEWLKS, from the coding sequence ATGGGCGGACAGCATACCGCTTATCTGGGATTGGGAGCGAATCAGGGAAACCGCCTGGCCAACTTGTTGCAAGCCCTGCAATACATGCGAGCCAGGATGACCATTGAGAAAACGTCTTCCTATTATGAAACCGATCCGGTGGGATATGAAGATCAACCCGATTTCATCAATATGGCCTGTCAGGTGAAGACGGAATTGGCCCCCCAGGAACTTCTGTCTTTTCTCAAACGCATTGAAAAACGCATGGGACGCAAGAAGACTTTTCGGAATGGCCCGCGTCCCATCGACATTGACATTCTGTTTTATGATGATCTCATTCTCGAGGCCGAGGGCCTGTCCATTCCCCATCCACGGGTCCATGAACGGGCTTTTGTCCTGGTGCCTCTCGTGGAAATCGAGCCGGGATTGATTCACACCACGCTCGATGAAAGTGTGGAGACGTTGCTGGGTCGTCTGAAAGATTGGGGCGTGACCAAAAAAAGTATCCTTCCTCCTCCGGCGCATGATGTGCAACAGGAAAAACCCAGTGTGCCCGTGAGCCTGAGTCGGGTTGGAGTGACCAATGTCCAACGCAATATCCAGTTGGGAAACGGCGGTGGTGCGGAACTGTTTCAGGCGTCATTGGATTTGTATGCCGACCTCGATGCGGAGCAGGCAGGTGTCCACATGTCCCGATTCAGTCAGGCCACCGAAGAATTGGTCCATAATCTGACATTGGTGCCCACCCCGAACATCGAATCGCTGGCAGGCAATCTGTCCCGGCAGGTTCTGGTCGATCAGGGGGCGTTGCGGTCGGAAGTCCGTATCACTGCGCGATCATCCATTGGCAAGGTAACCCCGGTTTCGGGTAAATTCACCGAAGAATTGTACACCTTGATCGGCACGGCTTCCAGCACTGCCGAGCGAACCCGGTGCCTCGTCGGCGTGAGTGTCGAGGGCATGACCGTGTGTCCGTGTGCGCAGGACATGGTTCGGATCAATTCCAGGGAAATCCTGCTCCAGGAAGGGTTTACCGAAGAACAGGCCGATCGCATCTTGGATGCCATCCCGGTTGCATCGCACAACCAGCGCGGACTCGGGACACTCATGATCGGTACGGATGTGCAGGTCCGTGCCGAAAGTCTGGTCCACATTCTCGAAGCGGCCATGAGTTCCGAAACCTACACGCTGCTGAAACGTCCCGATGAGTTTTTCGTGGTCAACAAGGCCCATCGTCATCCTCGATTCGTGGAAGACGTGGTCAGGGAGGTCCTCCGGTTGCTGGTGGATTCCTTCCCGGACTTGTCGGACGATTCCTTTGTGTTTGTTCGGCAGGAGAATCTCGAATCCATTCACAAGCACAATGCCTGTGCCGAACGCTATGGCTTGTTGGGTGGTATTCGGCGTGAGTTGGAGGGTGAACCATTGGACCCGGCCAGTTGTCTCACCATGGACGAGTGGCTGAAATCCTAG
- the larB gene encoding nickel pincer cofactor biosynthesis protein LarB, with protein MNTLDSLKQLLTDVQNGTVDVEQGMDHLRDFPYMDIGHTKIDLHRTFRNGFPEVIYGAGKTPEQVGDIFLRMKDQSNVLATRVSPEMAEHVLSIVPGVEYNQMGKTLTFIQEPIEYRDGSVAIVTAGTSDLDVAEEARVTCEMLGSRSFVLSDVGVAGIHRLLDHLDEIREANVIIVVAGMEGALASVIGGLVSQPIVAVPTSVGYGAAFSGLSALLGMLTSCASGVTVVNIDNGFGAACAACKINNLVAR; from the coding sequence ATGAATACACTGGACTCATTGAAACAACTATTGACCGACGTACAAAATGGCACTGTGGATGTGGAACAGGGAATGGACCACTTGCGTGATTTCCCCTACATGGACATCGGGCATACCAAGATCGATTTGCACCGGACGTTTCGAAACGGATTTCCCGAAGTGATCTACGGGGCCGGTAAAACCCCGGAACAGGTGGGCGACATCTTTCTCCGCATGAAAGACCAAAGCAATGTCCTGGCCACGCGTGTGTCGCCCGAAATGGCCGAACATGTCCTCTCGATCGTGCCTGGTGTCGAGTACAACCAGATGGGCAAAACCCTGACCTTCATTCAGGAACCGATCGAATACCGGGACGGGTCTGTCGCCATCGTCACTGCTGGCACATCTGATCTCGATGTGGCCGAAGAAGCCCGGGTGACCTGCGAGATGCTCGGCAGCCGGTCCTTTGTCTTGTCCGACGTGGGGGTGGCCGGTATCCACCGTCTTCTCGATCATCTTGATGAAATTCGCGAGGCCAATGTCATTATCGTGGTCGCCGGCATGGAAGGCGCGCTTGCCAGTGTCATTGGCGGACTGGTGTCCCAACCGATTGTCGCGGTTCCCACTTCGGTGGGATATGGAGCGGCTTTTTCCGGTCTTTCCGCATTGTTGGGTATGCTCACCTCCTGCGCCAGCGGGGTGACAGTGGTCAACATCGACAATGGATTCGGAGCGGCCTGCGCGGCCTGCAAAATCAATAATCTTGTTGCGAGGTAA
- the larC gene encoding nickel pincer cofactor biosynthesis protein LarC, with translation MNILYYECFAGISGDMNLAAMIDLGVPPEFLRTELSKLGLDHEFDVQVTAASRQGICGTRVDVVLKNQPEGHVHEEQASIHGQTQTHHHGDGDGHTHDHVHEHEHTHEHAHTHEHEHHHEHDDEHGHEHEHAHTHTHEHGHEHKHDHGHTHGAHRNLADITEIIEGSRLDPEVKKTSLRIFRKVAMAESHVHGKPLDEVHFHEVGATDSIVDIVGAAICFQYLGVDSVWSSSVELGGGFIQCAHGNIPVPAPATLEILHGVPTTRGATRKEATTPTGAAILAALVENFTDTPSLVTEKTAYGIGHREVNIPNILRVQLARPVSTGETVQSACLLTCNIDDMTAEMLGVAMDILMDQGAMDVHFTPIIMKKNRPATSLSLLCSVADEARFKDLLFRHTSTLGIKSFPLTKTELKRSFERLETPFGPVTMKNAYRNDEMIRSKPELEDCRRLAEKHDIPLVEVYDSIARLKG, from the coding sequence ATGAACATACTCTATTATGAGTGCTTTGCCGGAATAAGCGGGGATATGAATCTGGCTGCCATGATCGACCTTGGCGTCCCCCCCGAATTTTTGCGCACCGAGTTGAGCAAACTCGGGCTTGACCATGAATTTGATGTGCAGGTCACTGCCGCTTCCCGTCAGGGAATATGTGGCACCCGGGTGGATGTGGTGCTCAAGAATCAGCCCGAGGGGCACGTTCACGAGGAACAGGCTTCGATCCACGGTCAGACGCAGACACACCACCATGGTGATGGCGACGGACACACGCATGACCACGTTCACGAACACGAGCATACCCATGAACACGCTCACACTCATGAACACGAGCATCATCACGAACATGATGATGAGCACGGCCATGAACACGAGCACGCTCATACGCATACGCACGAACACGGCCATGAACACAAGCACGACCACGGTCATACACATGGTGCGCATCGGAATCTCGCAGACATTACCGAGATTATAGAGGGAAGTCGCCTTGATCCCGAAGTCAAGAAGACCAGCCTGCGCATTTTTCGGAAAGTGGCCATGGCGGAATCACATGTTCACGGAAAACCGCTTGATGAAGTCCATTTCCATGAAGTGGGCGCAACGGATTCCATTGTTGATATTGTGGGTGCGGCCATCTGCTTTCAGTATTTGGGTGTTGACTCGGTCTGGTCCTCTTCGGTGGAACTGGGCGGAGGCTTCATCCAGTGTGCCCATGGGAATATCCCGGTTCCGGCCCCGGCCACGCTAGAGATACTGCACGGAGTGCCGACCACGAGAGGCGCGACGCGCAAGGAGGCCACAACGCCGACCGGAGCGGCCATTCTGGCGGCTTTGGTCGAGAATTTTACCGATACACCGTCTCTGGTGACGGAAAAGACCGCCTATGGCATCGGGCATCGGGAAGTGAATATTCCGAATATCCTGCGGGTGCAGTTGGCTCGGCCCGTTTCAACCGGTGAGACCGTGCAGTCCGCCTGTTTGCTGACCTGCAACATTGACGATATGACCGCCGAGATGTTGGGAGTCGCCATGGATATTCTCATGGACCAGGGGGCGATGGATGTCCATTTTACGCCCATCATCATGAAAAAGAATCGTCCGGCGACCAGTCTTTCCCTGTTGTGTTCCGTGGCCGACGAAGCGCGTTTCAAGGATCTGCTGTTTCGGCATACCTCCACGTTGGGTATCAAGAGTTTTCCGTTGACAAAAACAGAGTTGAAACGGTCATTCGAGCGTCTTGAAACACCGTTTGGCCCGGTGACTATGAAAAATGCGTACAGAAATGACGAGATGATTCGGTCCAAGCCCGAGTTGGAGGATTGTCGTCGTCTCGCTGAGAAGCACGATATTCCCTTGGTGGAAGTCTATGACAGTATCGCCAGACTCAAAGGGTAG